A portion of the Ralstonia nicotianae genome contains these proteins:
- a CDS encoding sigma-54-dependent Fis family transcriptional regulator, with protein MAPLPRISLAEVARTTGTVLSPAGSDRWSADSQPTLTDISECLYFSPGDGRIWLNDQRMLLLHSRAMGTLRRELIDSLGIDRARGLLTRSGYVSGAHDARLVRERWPDAEPSAILIAGTRLHTLEGMVKVVPVSFSYAPESGRYQGEFLWHNSSEDDEHLEAYGVGTAPACWRQLGYAIGYVSTLLGHLVIFREVECRAMGAGVCRVIGKSAELWDDASEDLRYLNAQDFVDSGMLAASAPEPDQPRSAAPPSGPDRPPEAHDAQDSAAPALVGASSAFNAACHLLRRVAPTDATVLFTGESGVGKERFARMLHQISRRHDKPFIAINCAAIPETLVEAELFGVERGAYTGATHSRAGRFELAHEGTLFLDEIGTLSLVAQGKLLRALQEGEFERVGSSRSLKVDTRVVAATNEDLPQAVRAGRFRQDLFFRLNVFPIHLPPLRERRDDIPLLMSHFLKSYAHKHGLAVRGFSPRAIKALLNYSFPGNIRELQNLVERGVILAQAELVDLPHMFISGETLDQEVLSLAMAGEVGTLTHGREASAASATSTAPPYPATLLELVHDWGRQTQGAAVSLPALEQRLLEEAVQRANGNLSSAARTLGITRAQLAYRLQRRGADAPDH; from the coding sequence ATGGCGCCGCTGCCCCGCATCTCCCTTGCCGAAGTGGCTCGCACCACGGGCACCGTCCTCAGCCCGGCCGGCAGCGACCGCTGGAGCGCCGACTCGCAGCCGACCCTGACCGACATCAGCGAATGCCTGTACTTCTCGCCCGGCGACGGACGCATCTGGCTCAACGACCAGCGCATGCTGCTGCTGCACAGCCGGGCGATGGGCACGCTGCGGCGCGAGCTGATCGACAGCCTGGGCATCGACCGCGCGCGCGGGCTGCTGACGCGCTCCGGCTACGTTTCGGGCGCGCACGATGCGCGGCTGGTGCGCGAGCGCTGGCCGGATGCCGAGCCGTCGGCCATCCTCATCGCCGGCACGCGGCTGCACACGCTGGAGGGCATGGTCAAGGTGGTGCCGGTGAGCTTCAGCTACGCGCCCGAGAGCGGCCGCTACCAGGGCGAATTCCTGTGGCACAACTCGAGCGAAGACGACGAGCACCTGGAGGCCTACGGCGTCGGCACCGCGCCGGCCTGCTGGCGGCAGCTCGGCTATGCGATCGGCTACGTCAGCACGCTGCTCGGGCACCTGGTTATCTTCCGCGAAGTGGAGTGCCGCGCGATGGGCGCCGGCGTCTGCCGCGTGATCGGCAAATCGGCGGAACTGTGGGACGACGCCAGCGAAGACCTGCGCTACCTGAACGCCCAGGATTTCGTCGACTCCGGCATGCTGGCCGCCAGCGCGCCCGAGCCCGACCAGCCACGCAGCGCCGCCCCGCCCTCCGGCCCGGACCGCCCGCCCGAAGCGCACGACGCGCAGGACAGCGCCGCGCCCGCGCTGGTGGGCGCCTCGTCCGCGTTCAACGCCGCCTGCCACCTGCTGCGCCGGGTGGCGCCCACCGATGCCACCGTGCTGTTCACGGGAGAATCCGGCGTCGGCAAGGAGCGCTTCGCGCGCATGCTGCACCAGATCAGCCGGCGGCACGACAAGCCGTTCATCGCGATCAACTGCGCGGCCATCCCCGAGACGCTGGTGGAGGCGGAGCTGTTCGGGGTCGAGCGCGGCGCCTACACCGGCGCCACGCATTCGCGCGCCGGCCGCTTCGAGCTGGCACACGAAGGCACCCTGTTCCTGGACGAGATCGGCACCCTGAGCCTGGTGGCCCAGGGCAAGCTGCTGCGCGCGCTGCAGGAAGGCGAATTCGAGCGCGTCGGCTCCAGCCGATCGCTCAAGGTCGACACGCGCGTGGTGGCCGCCACCAACGAAGACCTGCCGCAGGCCGTGCGCGCAGGGCGCTTTCGCCAGGACCTGTTCTTCCGCCTCAACGTGTTCCCCATCCACCTGCCGCCGCTGCGCGAGCGGCGCGACGACATTCCGCTGCTCATGAGCCACTTCCTCAAGAGCTATGCGCACAAGCACGGCCTGGCCGTGCGCGGCTTCAGCCCCCGCGCGATCAAGGCCCTGCTCAACTACAGCTTTCCCGGCAATATCCGCGAGCTGCAGAACCTGGTGGAGCGGGGCGTGATCCTGGCGCAGGCGGAGCTGGTGGACCTGCCGCACATGTTCATCAGCGGCGAGACGCTCGACCAGGAAGTGCTGTCCCTGGCGATGGCCGGCGAGGTGGGCACGCTGACGCACGGACGCGAAGCATCGGCGGCCTCGGCGACATCGACCGCCCCGCCCTATCCGGCCACGCTGCTGGAGCTGGTGCACGACTGGGGCCGGCAGACGCAGGGCGCCGCCGTCTCGCTGCCGGCGCTGGAGCAGCGGCTGCTGGAAGAAGCCGTGCAGCGGGCCAACGGCAACCTGTCGTCGGCGGCGCGCACGCTGGGCATCACGCGGGCCCAACTGGCCTACCGGCTGCAGCGGCGCGGGGCGGATGCCCCGGACCACTGA
- a CDS encoding benzaldehyde dehydrogenase, whose product MNAPQAMRFLDDAQWDGLLFQGRWVPPLRRRTADVMEPATGRKLTRVGLADAQDVDAAVEAAAAAQPAWMAMPPRERANVFRRAAMLFEQHFDELALAIARETGAALFKGEHEVREAITLCHVAAGMPLEAQGQVLASPAGRLSYARRAPFGVVGVISPFNFPLFLTLRSVAPALAAGNAVVIKPDLRTPVSGGYVIARVFAEAGLPAGLLHVLPGGAEAGEALVVHPRVPMIAFTGSPGVGRRIGELAGRHLKKVSLELGGANALIILDDADLDLAVSNAAWGAWLHQGQICMAANRILVHASLADALTARLVEKAEHLPVGDGASGQVALGPLIDQKQLQRVHAIVLDSVAAGARLLAGGSYEQLFYRPTVLAGVRPGMRVFDEEVFGPVANIIVFRDDDEAVALANDSQGGLAAGVISASVGRAMALGQRLRVGMVHINDQTVNDDCVNPFGGPGIAGNGTSMGGPADWEEYTQWRWVTVKESAPRYPF is encoded by the coding sequence ATGAATGCCCCGCAAGCAATGCGCTTTCTGGACGATGCCCAGTGGGATGGCCTGCTGTTCCAGGGCAGATGGGTGCCCCCGCTGCGCCGACGGACCGCCGACGTGATGGAGCCGGCGACCGGCCGCAAGCTGACCCGTGTCGGCCTGGCCGATGCCCAGGACGTGGACGCCGCGGTGGAGGCCGCAGCGGCCGCCCAGCCGGCCTGGATGGCCATGCCGCCGCGCGAGCGCGCCAACGTGTTCCGCCGTGCCGCCATGCTGTTCGAGCAGCATTTCGACGAACTCGCCCTGGCCATTGCGCGGGAAACCGGCGCGGCCCTGTTCAAGGGCGAACACGAGGTGCGCGAGGCGATCACGCTGTGCCACGTGGCGGCCGGCATGCCGCTGGAGGCGCAGGGCCAGGTGCTGGCCAGCCCGGCCGGCCGCCTGAGCTACGCGCGCCGGGCGCCGTTCGGCGTGGTGGGCGTGATCTCGCCGTTCAACTTTCCGCTGTTCCTGACGCTGCGCTCGGTGGCGCCGGCGCTGGCAGCCGGCAACGCGGTGGTGATCAAGCCGGATCTGCGCACGCCGGTGTCCGGCGGCTACGTGATCGCGCGCGTGTTTGCCGAGGCGGGCCTGCCGGCCGGGCTGCTGCACGTGCTGCCGGGCGGCGCCGAGGCGGGCGAGGCGCTGGTGGTGCATCCGCGCGTGCCGATGATTGCGTTCACCGGTTCGCCGGGTGTGGGCCGCCGCATCGGCGAGCTGGCCGGCCGGCATCTGAAGAAGGTGTCGCTCGAGCTGGGCGGCGCCAATGCGCTGATCATCCTCGACGACGCAGACCTGGACCTCGCGGTCAGCAACGCCGCCTGGGGCGCGTGGCTGCACCAGGGGCAGATCTGCATGGCGGCCAACCGCATCCTCGTGCACGCGTCGCTGGCCGATGCGCTGACCGCGCGGCTGGTCGAGAAGGCCGAGCACTTGCCCGTGGGCGATGGCGCCAGCGGGCAGGTGGCGCTCGGGCCGCTGATCGACCAGAAGCAGTTGCAGCGCGTGCACGCCATCGTGCTGGACAGCGTGGCGGCGGGCGCCAGGCTGCTCGCGGGCGGGTCGTACGAGCAGCTGTTCTACCGTCCCACCGTGCTGGCCGGCGTGCGGCCGGGCATGCGCGTGTTTGACGAAGAGGTGTTCGGCCCGGTCGCCAACATCATCGTCTTCCGGGACGACGACGAGGCGGTGGCGCTCGCCAACGACAGCCAGGGCGGGCTGGCCGCCGGGGTGATCTCGGCCTCGGTGGGGCGTGCCATGGCGCTCGGGCAGCGCCTGCGCGTCGGCATGGTCCACATCAACGACCAGACCGTCAACGACGACTGCGTCAACCCCTTCGGCGGCCCCGGCATCGCCGGCAACGGCACCAGCATGGGCGGTCCGGCCGACTGGGAGGAATACACCCAGTGGCGGTGGGTGACGGTCAAGGAAAGCGCGCCGCGCTATCCGTTCTGA
- a CDS encoding coniferyl-alcohol dehydrogenase yields the protein MQLGNKTIVVTGVSSGIGAETARLLRFHGARVIGVDRNAPGTTLDGYVQADLSTAQTIDAAVAQLPSRVDALCNIAGVPGTAPVELVARVNYLGLRHLTERLLPRMPEGGAVVNVASVLGAEWPQRLDQHKALAGAAGFEAGAAWLAAHPVPQSSCYQYFKEALIVWTLTQSQPWFLQHSVRMNSVAPGPVFTPILGDFVTMLGAERVERDAHRMKRPAYPDEIAPVIALLCADETRWVNGVNLPVDGGLASTYC from the coding sequence ATGCAACTCGGCAACAAGACCATCGTGGTGACGGGCGTGTCGTCCGGCATCGGCGCGGAGACCGCGCGCCTGCTGCGCTTCCACGGCGCGCGCGTGATCGGCGTGGACCGCAACGCGCCGGGCACCACGCTGGACGGCTACGTGCAGGCCGATCTTTCCACCGCGCAGACGATCGATGCGGCGGTGGCGCAGCTGCCGTCGCGGGTCGACGCGCTGTGCAACATCGCCGGCGTGCCGGGCACCGCGCCGGTCGAGCTGGTCGCGCGCGTCAACTATCTGGGGCTGCGCCATCTGACCGAGCGCCTGCTGCCGCGCATGCCCGAGGGCGGGGCCGTCGTCAACGTCGCGTCGGTTCTCGGCGCCGAGTGGCCGCAGCGGCTGGATCAGCACAAGGCGCTGGCCGGCGCCGCCGGCTTCGAGGCGGGCGCGGCCTGGCTGGCGGCCCATCCCGTGCCGCAGTCGAGCTGCTACCAGTACTTCAAGGAAGCGCTGATCGTGTGGACGCTGACGCAGTCGCAGCCCTGGTTCCTCCAGCATTCGGTGCGCATGAACAGCGTGGCGCCCGGGCCGGTGTTCACGCCCATCCTCGGTGATTTCGTCACCATGCTCGGCGCCGAGCGCGTGGAGCGGGACGCGCACCGGATGAAGCGTCCGGCCTATCCGGACGAGATCGCGCCGGTGATCGCGCTGCTGTGCGCCGATGAGACGCGCTGGGTCAACGGCGTGAACCTGCCGGTCGACGGCGGGCTCGCCTCCACCTACTGCTGA
- a CDS encoding SphA family protein produces the protein MTLKLLKLLKTTLLAACLGAGTAWAYDQPSVNMGGTSFFDGAPLPGGPGFYFVEYLTHYSASRMMDNGGNTAASPPSQTFDLTVPVSQLIYVPEGARWGNTQLGFQALLPWVAQASVNDGMGNAVLKGERGIGDLAAGVWLQFDPIMGEQGPLFSQRFELQVIAPTGHYDRTAAVSPGSNFWSFDPYWAVTVWASPKLSFSGRFNYLWNARNSDPNAAFGSGATSTQAGQALHGNFAVEYEIRQGLVAGLSGYWLKQISDTRVNGVAVPGRREQVVALGPAAMVALSPKDFLFFNYYREFAARNRTQGDKFQIRYDHHF, from the coding sequence ATGACGCTCAAACTTCTCAAGCTTCTCAAGACCACCCTGCTGGCCGCTTGCCTGGGCGCCGGCACCGCCTGGGCCTACGATCAGCCCTCCGTCAACATGGGCGGCACCAGCTTCTTCGACGGCGCGCCGCTGCCGGGCGGGCCCGGCTTCTACTTCGTCGAATACCTGACCCACTATTCCGCCAGCCGCATGATGGACAACGGCGGCAACACCGCGGCCTCCCCGCCTTCGCAGACGTTCGATCTGACGGTGCCGGTCAGCCAGCTGATCTACGTGCCGGAGGGCGCCAGATGGGGCAACACGCAGCTCGGCTTCCAGGCGCTGCTGCCGTGGGTGGCCCAGGCGAGCGTCAATGACGGGATGGGCAACGCGGTGCTCAAGGGCGAGCGCGGCATCGGCGATCTGGCCGCGGGCGTGTGGCTGCAGTTCGATCCGATCATGGGCGAGCAAGGGCCGCTGTTCTCGCAGCGCTTCGAGCTGCAGGTGATCGCGCCGACCGGCCACTACGACCGCACGGCGGCGGTCAGCCCCGGCAGCAACTTCTGGTCGTTCGATCCCTATTGGGCGGTCACCGTGTGGGCGAGCCCCAAGCTCAGCTTCAGCGGCCGCTTCAACTATCTGTGGAATGCCCGCAACAGCGACCCGAACGCCGCCTTCGGCAGCGGCGCGACCTCGACCCAGGCGGGCCAGGCGCTGCACGGCAATTTCGCCGTCGAATACGAGATCCGGCAGGGCCTGGTGGCCGGCCTGAGCGGCTACTGGCTCAAGCAGATCAGCGACACCCGGGTGAACGGCGTGGCGGTGCCGGGGCGGCGCGAGCAGGTCGTGGCGCTCGGCCCGGCCGCGATGGTCGCGCTGTCGCCCAAGGACTTCCTGTTCTTCAACTACTACCGGGAGTTCGCGGCGCGCAACCGGACCCAGGGGGACAAGTTCCAGATCCGCTACGACCACCACTTCTGA
- a CDS encoding alpha/beta hydrolase, with protein sequence MLDIQMQSLLQGMQQAGVPDMADLPPPAARQVYSRIMAAAAEPVRAVSIAERTIAGPGGDLALRIYAPQRPDPRRGVALYLHGGGFVVGTPRDYDSVASALCERSGCVVVQVDYRLAPEHPFPAAVEDAWAAACWVAAHARELGAQPRIAVVGDSAGGNLAAVLARLARDCEGPAIVQQTLIYPMVAARPETTASYLRYGTGYTLTTRLTHYFHDLYLNGRPAEGDPRLAPLSAPDASGLPPALVMVAGYDVLRDEGIQYAHRLAQAGTPVTLVEYSGMVHGFIGMAGALEAARQALAQVADAVGRALAG encoded by the coding sequence ATGCTGGACATCCAGATGCAATCCCTGCTGCAGGGCATGCAGCAGGCGGGCGTGCCCGACATGGCCGACCTGCCGCCGCCGGCCGCGCGCCAGGTCTACAGCCGCATCATGGCGGCGGCTGCGGAGCCGGTGCGCGCCGTGAGCATCGCCGAGCGCACCATCGCCGGGCCGGGCGGTGACCTCGCGCTGCGCATCTACGCGCCGCAGCGGCCCGATCCGCGGCGCGGCGTCGCGCTCTACCTGCACGGCGGCGGCTTCGTGGTCGGCACCCCGCGGGATTACGACAGCGTCGCCTCGGCACTGTGCGAGCGCAGCGGCTGCGTCGTGGTGCAGGTCGACTACCGGCTGGCGCCGGAGCATCCCTTTCCGGCCGCCGTGGAGGACGCCTGGGCGGCGGCCTGCTGGGTGGCCGCGCATGCGCGTGAACTGGGGGCGCAGCCCCGCATCGCGGTGGTGGGCGACAGCGCCGGCGGCAACCTCGCGGCCGTGCTGGCGCGGCTGGCCCGCGACTGCGAGGGCCCGGCCATCGTGCAGCAGACGCTGATCTACCCGATGGTGGCGGCGCGGCCGGAGACTACTGCCTCGTACTTGCGGTACGGCACCGGCTATACGCTGACGACACGCCTCACGCACTACTTCCACGACCTGTACCTGAACGGACGGCCCGCCGAGGGCGATCCGCGCCTCGCGCCGCTGAGCGCACCGGATGCGTCCGGCCTGCCGCCCGCGCTGGTCATGGTGGCGGGCTACGACGTCCTGCGCGACGAGGGCATCCAGTACGCCCACCGGCTGGCACAGGCCGGCACGCCGGTGACGCTGGTCGAATACAGCGGGATGGTGCACGGCTTCATCGGCATGGCCGGGGCGCTGGAGGCGGCCCGGCAGGCGCTGGCGCAGGTGGCCGATGCCGTGGGGCGCGCGCTGGCCGGGTAG
- a CDS encoding amidohydrolase family protein codes for MPTRRAFNTGLLAMLGATALAGCATRGMPAPTARITGIDTHAHVFERGLPLAGARRYAPSYDATLPAYLAQLDAHGLSHGVLIQPSFLGVDNSYLLAALRQAPQRLRGVAVIDPAAPEPFLAQLNAEGIVGIRLNLIGAPDPQLRAPAWQAALHRLHALGWHVELHTQAHRLPALLPPLLEAQVDVVVDHFGRPDPALSVEDPGFAALLAAGRTRRVWVKVSGAYRNGDAGRGEAIALAAMPRLKDALGTDRLVWGSDWPHTQYESRIGYDSARAFADTLLPDAGDRHQVLVETPARLFRFA; via the coding sequence ATGCCGACGCGCCGCGCCTTCAACACCGGGTTGCTTGCCATGCTAGGCGCCACCGCCCTCGCCGGCTGCGCCACCCGCGGCATGCCGGCCCCGACCGCCCGCATCACCGGCATCGACACGCACGCGCATGTGTTCGAGCGCGGCCTGCCGCTGGCCGGCGCGCGCCGCTACGCGCCGTCGTACGATGCCACGCTGCCCGCCTATCTCGCGCAGCTTGACGCGCACGGCCTGTCGCATGGCGTGCTGATCCAGCCGAGCTTCCTGGGTGTCGACAACAGCTACCTGCTGGCCGCGCTCCGGCAGGCCCCGCAGCGCCTGCGCGGCGTGGCCGTGATCGACCCCGCAGCGCCCGAGCCCTTCCTGGCGCAGCTGAACGCCGAGGGCATCGTCGGCATCCGGCTGAATCTGATCGGCGCGCCCGATCCGCAGCTGCGCGCCCCGGCGTGGCAAGCGGCGCTGCATCGCCTGCACGCGCTCGGCTGGCACGTCGAACTCCACACGCAGGCGCACCGCCTGCCCGCGCTGCTGCCGCCGCTGCTGGAAGCGCAGGTCGACGTGGTGGTCGACCATTTCGGCCGGCCCGATCCCGCCCTGAGCGTGGAAGACCCGGGCTTTGCCGCCCTGCTCGCCGCCGGCCGCACGCGCCGCGTGTGGGTCAAGGTGTCCGGCGCCTACCGCAACGGCGATGCCGGACGCGGCGAAGCGATCGCCCTCGCCGCCATGCCGCGCCTCAAGGATGCGCTCGGCACCGACCGCCTCGTCTGGGGCAGCGACTGGCCGCACACGCAGTACGAATCGCGCATCGGCTACGACAGCGCCCGGGCGTTCGCCGACACGCTGCTGCCGGACGCCGGCGACCGCCATCAGGTGCTGGTGGAGACACCGGCAAGACTTTTCCGTTTCGCCTGA
- a CDS encoding MFS transporter, with amino-acid sequence MFGWFKEISAGEKRTFWACFGGWALDALDVQMFSLVIPTIIAAWHIGKTEAGLVSGITLVASALGGWIAGAMTDRLGRVRTLQITVAWFSLATFASAFAQNFEQFLALKAVQGFGFGGEWAAGAVLMAESIRASHRGKAMGTVQSAWAVGWGAAVLLYALTYSLVEPDLAWRVMFAAGVLPALLIIYIRRGVQEPAPAGAKAVAGPDGMPVSRFPLLDIFRPQVLRMTLIGALLGVGAHGGYYALMTWLPTYLKTERHLSVLGTGGYLAVIIFAFWCGCVASAWLLDVIGRRGNILLFSCCCVVTVLVYLLVPLSDGAMLVLGFPLGFFAAGIPASMGALFNELYPHGVRGTGVGFCYNFGRVVSAAFPVLVGKMSASMSLGTAIGIDAAIAYAIVAVAVLMLPETRGRDLAAVTA; translated from the coding sequence ATGTTCGGCTGGTTCAAGGAAATTTCAGCGGGAGAGAAGCGCACCTTCTGGGCGTGCTTCGGCGGCTGGGCGCTCGATGCGCTCGACGTGCAGATGTTCAGCCTGGTCATCCCCACCATCATCGCGGCGTGGCACATCGGCAAGACCGAGGCCGGGCTGGTGTCGGGCATCACGCTGGTCGCCTCCGCCCTGGGCGGCTGGATCGCCGGCGCAATGACCGACCGCCTGGGCCGCGTGCGCACGCTGCAGATCACGGTGGCGTGGTTCTCGCTGGCGACCTTCGCCTCGGCCTTCGCGCAGAACTTCGAGCAGTTCCTGGCGCTCAAGGCCGTGCAGGGTTTCGGCTTCGGCGGCGAATGGGCGGCGGGCGCCGTGCTGATGGCCGAGAGCATCCGCGCCAGCCATCGCGGCAAGGCGATGGGCACCGTGCAGAGCGCATGGGCGGTCGGCTGGGGCGCAGCGGTGCTGCTATATGCGCTCACGTATTCCCTGGTCGAGCCGGACCTGGCCTGGCGCGTGATGTTTGCCGCGGGCGTGCTGCCGGCGCTGCTCATCATCTACATCCGGCGCGGCGTGCAGGAACCGGCGCCGGCCGGCGCCAAAGCCGTGGCCGGGCCCGACGGCATGCCCGTCTCGCGCTTCCCGCTGCTCGACATCTTCCGCCCGCAGGTGCTGCGCATGACGCTGATCGGCGCGCTGCTCGGCGTCGGCGCGCACGGCGGCTACTACGCGCTGATGACGTGGCTGCCCACCTATCTCAAGACCGAGCGCCACCTCTCCGTGCTGGGCACGGGCGGCTACCTGGCAGTGATCATCTTCGCGTTCTGGTGCGGCTGCGTGGCCAGCGCCTGGCTGCTCGACGTGATCGGCCGGCGCGGCAACATCCTGCTGTTCTCATGCTGCTGCGTGGTCACGGTGCTGGTGTACCTGCTGGTGCCGCTGTCCGACGGCGCGATGCTGGTGCTGGGCTTCCCGCTCGGGTTCTTTGCCGCCGGCATCCCGGCCAGCATGGGCGCGCTGTTCAACGAGCTCTACCCGCACGGCGTGCGCGGCACCGGCGTGGGCTTCTGCTACAACTTCGGCCGCGTGGTCTCGGCCGCCTTTCCGGTGCTGGTGGGCAAGATGAGCGCGTCGATGTCGCTCGGCACGGCCATCGGCATCGACGCGGCCATCGCCTATGCGATCGTCGCGGTGGCGGTGCTGATGCTGCCCGAGACGCGCGGCCGCGACCTGGCCGCCGTCACCGCCTGA